From the genome of Pseudomonadota bacterium, one region includes:
- a CDS encoding addiction module protein, producing MTAAAKKLLEDALALPEEDRRRLARALMESVSSESTEGVEEAWRATVLERIDEVRRGDVKTEPWSEVKQHIRDALDG from the coding sequence GTGACCGCAGCTGCAAAGAAGCTCCTAGAAGACGCCCTTGCGCTTCCGGAAGAAGACCGGCGTCGTCTTGCTCGCGCCCTGATGGAGAGCGTGTCCAGCGAGTCGACCGAGGGCGTCGAAGAGGCGTGGCGTGCCACAGTTCTCGAGCGCATCGACGAGGTTCGTCGCGGCGACGTGAAGACGGAGCCTTGGTCCGAGGTCAAGCAGCACATTCGTGACGCCCTCGACGGCTGA